The following are encoded in a window of Limibacter armeniacum genomic DNA:
- a CDS encoding family 10 glycosylhydrolase gives MKRIILFCLGLILLCISPIELIAQEAPEKELRAVWFATVSNLDWPKREHKGNKELQQRDLRQMLDKMKALNMNAIFLQIRPESDALYQSDLEPWSRFLTGEQGKHPGYDPLQFAIEEAHKRGMELHAWMNPYRINASTSDGGTYYAENHVYQKHPEWTITYEDNKKILNPGLPEVSNYIAGVVADVITRYDVDGIHFDDYFYSYDGTSNALDQQAYDNYKEEGQSRGDFRRGSINKMVEKVYNTIKTAKPFVRFGISPFGIWSTDASAATKYDTTLPTGIVGLDAYNQIYCDPLAWLKAGTVDYITPQLYWPTGGGQDYETLINWWAQQVDRYGKHMYVGQGIHRFNDNPVTARVAYGDGLHEYKAYFNTNIENYRVAGVQADWTFSELTTQLNLNRANETKGVKGSVYFRANDFWRVEGLAEHIVDNFYEAPVMQPEISWQQPQDNIEVLPNNIRLEENERGITELKWDHPQADSMRFILFEVGATTDTPAMAENYRTVVWNNAFASTISKGDNTPKYYALWTYDRQGYHQATATEWFMLSLPEVSTLLTSTDTLIYRDGSLKWSAGTNAMGYLLEISTTADFSVLEYQQDTLTQNTFDLDQLMLEKEVVYYWRIKSLNSAGESEYTEAYRFTVDILPTPVLVSPEAGQEEVELQPTFSWDVTEKAETVHLQVIEYGSGDFEGEAQSFVVNKQVDADKPYQLEQELGQWREYEARIRVLAGETSSYWSEPTQFKTLQKPPKAPIWLLPLQGAENVEEESVQFEWSSVEGAQKYQLQLATDATFENLVLDKFRYTSTDTAYISEEPLISSTVYYARVRAGNQSGGMGEWSAVISFTTSEDTVTALEIVELKTWTVFPNPAQGVGYLDFSLDKTSVLEYSIVGVDGKVLTYDKQTFQGGKYRIRLNANSIKSGIYLVVIRVDDRVETRRWVVE, from the coding sequence ATGAAAAGAATAATACTTTTTTGCTTAGGACTAATTCTATTATGCATTTCGCCCATAGAATTGATAGCACAAGAAGCACCAGAAAAAGAGCTGCGAGCAGTATGGTTTGCTACTGTCAGTAATCTTGATTGGCCTAAAAGAGAACATAAGGGTAATAAGGAGTTGCAGCAACGGGATTTAAGGCAAATGCTGGACAAAATGAAGGCGCTGAACATGAATGCGATTTTTTTACAAATAAGGCCAGAGTCTGATGCGCTTTACCAATCTGATCTAGAACCTTGGTCAAGGTTTCTGACAGGAGAGCAAGGAAAACACCCTGGTTATGATCCGTTGCAGTTTGCCATTGAAGAAGCCCATAAAAGAGGAATGGAATTGCATGCTTGGATGAACCCTTACCGTATCAATGCTTCAACTAGTGACGGAGGGACATACTATGCCGAGAATCATGTATATCAGAAACATCCAGAGTGGACGATCACTTATGAGGATAATAAGAAGATTCTGAACCCAGGATTACCAGAAGTATCAAACTATATAGCGGGAGTGGTAGCTGATGTCATAACTAGATACGATGTAGACGGAATTCATTTTGATGATTATTTCTATTCCTATGATGGCACAAGTAATGCTCTTGATCAGCAAGCTTATGACAACTACAAAGAGGAAGGGCAAAGCAGGGGCGATTTTAGAAGGGGAAGTATTAACAAGATGGTGGAGAAGGTCTACAATACCATTAAAACTGCTAAACCTTTTGTACGCTTTGGTATAAGTCCTTTTGGTATTTGGAGTACAGATGCAAGTGCCGCTACCAAATACGATACGACATTACCGACAGGAATTGTAGGATTAGATGCCTACAATCAGATTTACTGTGATCCTTTGGCTTGGTTGAAAGCAGGGACAGTTGACTATATCACACCACAACTGTATTGGCCAACTGGAGGAGGACAAGATTATGAGACTTTGATCAACTGGTGGGCACAGCAGGTGGATAGATATGGTAAACATATGTATGTAGGGCAAGGGATACACAGGTTTAACGATAACCCTGTAACAGCAAGAGTTGCATATGGGGATGGTTTACATGAGTATAAAGCCTATTTTAATACAAACATTGAGAATTACAGGGTTGCTGGAGTACAAGCTGACTGGACTTTTTCTGAGCTTACAACACAGTTAAACTTGAATAGAGCAAATGAGACAAAAGGTGTAAAAGGGAGTGTATATTTTAGGGCAAATGACTTTTGGCGTGTAGAAGGCTTGGCTGAGCATATTGTAGATAACTTCTATGAAGCACCTGTTATGCAGCCTGAAATATCATGGCAACAACCTCAAGATAATATCGAGGTATTACCTAACAACATCCGATTGGAAGAAAATGAAAGAGGCATCACAGAGCTAAAGTGGGATCACCCACAAGCTGATAGTATGCGTTTTATTCTTTTTGAAGTAGGAGCTACTACTGATACGCCAGCAATGGCAGAGAACTACCGAACTGTTGTATGGAATAATGCTTTTGCATCCACCATATCAAAAGGTGACAACACTCCCAAATACTATGCACTTTGGACTTATGACAGGCAAGGGTACCACCAAGCGACAGCTACGGAGTGGTTTATGTTATCTCTTCCAGAAGTTTCTACTTTGCTGACATCAACAGACACATTGATTTATAGGGATGGAAGCCTGAAATGGAGTGCAGGTACAAATGCCATGGGATACCTGCTGGAAATATCAACAACGGCAGACTTCAGTGTATTGGAGTATCAGCAAGATACACTGACCCAAAATACATTTGACTTGGATCAACTGATGTTGGAAAAAGAGGTAGTGTACTATTGGCGTATCAAATCGCTTAATAGCGCAGGAGAAAGTGAATATACTGAAGCTTATAGATTTACAGTTGATATACTGCCAACACCGGTATTGGTATCTCCTGAAGCTGGGCAGGAAGAAGTTGAGTTACAGCCTACTTTTAGCTGGGATGTAACTGAGAAAGCAGAAACAGTCCACCTACAAGTTATCGAGTATGGTAGTGGTGATTTTGAAGGAGAAGCACAGAGCTTTGTTGTTAACAAGCAAGTAGATGCTGATAAGCCCTATCAATTAGAGCAAGAGTTAGGACAATGGCGTGAGTATGAAGCAAGAATCAGGGTATTGGCAGGGGAGACATCTTCTTATTGGTCTGAGCCTACCCAATTTAAAACTTTGCAGAAGCCTCCTAAAGCGCCTATTTGGTTGTTGCCATTACAAGGAGCTGAAAATGTTGAGGAAGAATCGGTACAGTTTGAATGGTCAAGTGTTGAAGGTGCCCAGAAGTATCAATTGCAATTAGCGACGGATGCGACTTTTGAAAACTTGGTATTAGACAAGTTCCGTTATACCAGTACAGATACTGCTTATATCTCCGAAGAGCCGCTGATTTCCTCTACAGTTTACTATGCTAGAGTAAGGGCAGGGAATCAAAGTGGCGGTATGGGAGAATGGTCTGCCGTAATAAGCTTTACGACTTCTGAAGATACTGTAACAGCATTAGAAATAGTAGAACTGAAGACTTGGACAGTATTTCCAAATCCAGCTCAAGGAGTAGGATACCTTGACTTTAGTTTGGATAAAACCAGTGTCCTAGAATATAGTATAGTTGGAGTAGATGGAAAAGTGTTGACATATGATAAGCAGACATTCCAAGGAGGTAAATATAGGATAAGGTTAAATGCAAATTCGATTAAATCAGGTATATACCTAGTCGTTATAAGAGTTGACGATAGGGTAGAGACGCGTAGATGGGTAGTGGAGTAA
- a CDS encoding SusC/RagA family TonB-linked outer membrane protein encodes MKMRATLFALLLSLLSVAAWAQERSISGVIKDATDAPIIGANVLLKGTSIGSVTDLEGAFKLNISESQTDPVLLITFIGYETKEIAVGNQTVFNIVLDEDLAQLEEVVVVGYGVQRKSDLTGAVSSISSKDLQAQPVPDATVLLQGRASGVQVSQNSGAPGAGLSVRVRGTGTVNNSEPLYVVDGMMLSNISHINPSDIESIEVLKDASATAIYGSRGANGVVLVTTKKGSSDQVKVQLELMTGVQSAWKRPDLMNSQDWLNAINTAQTNANTFSNSTSYLPFDLKGASTDPTRTTDWFDEVTRQGVINKANVTVSKGDQNANILMSAGYFKNEGIVKGSDYERINLRLNTNYTISPMFRTGVNVSVSNTQSNNVKSDYYTGIVTNALRLDPLTPVKDPATGEYASTPYSDLGNPVAAVNRDVDVSESLLLLATSYLEFEPIKGLVFRSALSNNLSNSKRKVYLPTYSYIGGENNITNSLDKRTSNFTGWLWENTVNYTKSFGKHNVNVLGGFTAQRDQSEFLSATRNNIPGNNDEVLQYLNSSIDLKSTNAFNSGEDIRMYSYLGRINYSYDDKYFLTASFRQDGSSVFGPGYRTGNFPSFSAGWKLRNESFMDFLSDDMVTQLKLRAGWGRVGNANIDPYGFLSTLQSGESLLEYSYVLNDSEVAGRAPVTLANENIRWETVESTNIGIDAAFLNDRITLTADYFVKNTKDMLVQVPVTYYSGYATNPYINAGEVQNKGFEIDLGYRGEIGTEFSYSVNLNVSSVKNKVIYLGEDEKPIDAGNVAFLNNTTRTAVGEPIGSFYGYQVEGVFQTQEEVDNSIQAGDNVGVGDFKFADTNNDGAFSGDDRTFLGNPTPDFFYGINLGMKYKGFDASFFIQGVQGNEVMNAFKYYNYAAHKHYGLSSDYANHWSESNRTNELFGLNTATNEKNLRYSSFYIEDGSYARLKNMQIGYTFQNPTPWMSNVRVYFSGQNVFTLTKYSGMDPEIGGLGDGANGTLNQGVDYGTYPQARVFSFGANVTF; translated from the coding sequence ATGAAAATGAGAGCTACTTTGTTTGCGCTGCTACTTTCCTTGCTAAGTGTAGCGGCTTGGGCACAAGAGCGAAGCATTTCTGGTGTTATCAAAGACGCTACAGATGCTCCGATTATTGGCGCCAACGTATTATTAAAAGGAACCTCAATAGGATCCGTGACTGATCTTGAAGGAGCTTTTAAGCTGAACATTTCTGAAAGTCAAACAGACCCTGTTCTTTTAATCACTTTTATTGGTTATGAGACAAAAGAAATAGCTGTAGGCAATCAGACTGTTTTTAATATAGTTTTAGACGAAGACCTTGCGCAACTTGAAGAGGTTGTGGTAGTAGGGTATGGTGTGCAAAGAAAATCTGATTTGACTGGAGCTGTTTCCAGTATTTCAAGTAAAGACCTTCAAGCTCAGCCAGTCCCTGATGCTACAGTATTATTACAAGGTAGAGCATCAGGTGTTCAAGTTTCTCAAAATTCAGGGGCTCCAGGAGCTGGGCTTTCAGTACGTGTACGTGGTACAGGTACAGTAAATAACTCTGAGCCACTTTATGTAGTAGATGGTATGATGTTGAGTAATATCTCACATATTAACCCCTCAGACATTGAGAGTATTGAAGTATTAAAAGATGCTTCTGCTACAGCAATTTATGGTTCTAGAGGTGCAAATGGTGTTGTACTGGTTACAACAAAGAAAGGTTCTTCTGATCAAGTAAAAGTACAACTAGAGCTAATGACGGGTGTTCAAAGTGCTTGGAAAAGGCCAGACTTAATGAACTCTCAGGATTGGCTAAATGCGATTAATACAGCACAAACGAATGCCAATACTTTCAGCAACTCGACTTCATACCTTCCATTTGATCTTAAAGGAGCTTCGACAGATCCAACAAGAACTACAGATTGGTTTGATGAAGTGACACGTCAAGGCGTGATAAATAAGGCAAACGTAACTGTTTCAAAAGGAGATCAGAATGCCAATATCTTGATGAGTGCAGGATATTTTAAGAATGAAGGTATTGTTAAAGGGTCTGATTACGAGCGTATTAACCTAAGGTTAAATACGAACTATACAATTAGTCCTATGTTCAGAACAGGTGTAAATGTTTCAGTATCAAACACTCAGTCTAATAATGTCAAAAGCGACTACTACACTGGGATCGTAACAAACGCCTTGAGATTGGATCCACTTACCCCAGTAAAAGACCCTGCAACAGGTGAATATGCCTCAACTCCTTATTCAGACTTGGGTAACCCGGTAGCAGCCGTAAATAGAGATGTGGATGTAAGTGAGTCACTATTGTTGTTGGCAACTTCATATCTAGAGTTTGAGCCAATAAAAGGTTTGGTGTTTAGGTCAGCATTGAGTAACAATCTTTCTAATTCGAAGAGAAAGGTTTATTTGCCAACATATTCATATATCGGAGGCGAAAATAATATAACCAATAGCTTGGATAAAAGGACCAGTAATTTTACAGGGTGGCTTTGGGAAAATACAGTGAATTATACCAAAAGCTTTGGTAAGCATAATGTCAATGTTTTAGGTGGTTTCACTGCGCAACGTGATCAAAGTGAATTTTTGTCAGCGACTCGTAACAATATTCCTGGAAACAATGATGAGGTGCTACAATACTTGAACTCCTCTATAGACCTGAAAAGTACTAATGCTTTCAACTCAGGAGAAGATATCAGAATGTATTCATACCTGGGAAGAATTAATTACAGCTACGATGATAAGTATTTCTTGACAGCCTCTTTCCGTCAGGATGGATCATCAGTATTTGGACCGGGTTATCGTACAGGTAACTTCCCTTCTTTCTCTGCAGGCTGGAAATTGAGAAATGAATCTTTTATGGACTTCTTGTCAGACGATATGGTAACTCAGTTGAAACTGAGAGCAGGTTGGGGTAGAGTAGGTAATGCCAACATTGACCCTTACGGATTCTTGTCAACGCTACAGAGTGGTGAGTCATTATTGGAGTATAGCTATGTATTAAATGATTCAGAAGTGGCAGGTAGAGCGCCTGTTACATTAGCCAATGAAAATATTCGTTGGGAAACAGTTGAGTCTACTAACATAGGTATTGATGCAGCCTTCTTGAATGACAGAATAACGCTAACAGCAGACTACTTTGTGAAAAATACAAAAGATATGCTGGTACAGGTTCCTGTTACATACTACTCTGGATATGCAACAAACCCTTATATAAACGCAGGTGAAGTACAGAATAAAGGATTTGAAATCGATTTGGGTTACAGAGGTGAAATAGGAACAGAGTTTTCATACAGTGTGAACCTGAATGTTTCATCTGTGAAAAATAAGGTAATTTACCTAGGAGAGGATGAAAAGCCGATTGATGCAGGTAATGTAGCATTCCTAAATAATACCACTAGAACAGCTGTTGGAGAGCCAATTGGTTCATTCTATGGCTATCAGGTTGAAGGTGTGTTCCAAACACAAGAAGAAGTAGATAATAGTATACAGGCAGGTGATAATGTTGGTGTAGGTGATTTCAAATTTGCAGATACCAACAATGACGGAGCTTTCAGTGGAGATGATAGAACCTTCTTGGGAAATCCTACTCCAGATTTCTTCTACGGAATCAACTTGGGTATGAAATATAAAGGCTTTGATGCCTCATTCTTTATCCAAGGGGTACAAGGCAATGAAGTAATGAATGCATTCAAGTACTATAACTATGCAGCTCATAAGCATTATGGTTTGTCAAGCGATTATGCAAACCATTGGTCTGAGAGCAATAGAACCAATGAGCTATTTGGATTGAATACAGCTACAAATGAGAAAAACCTAAGATACTCAAGCTTCTATATTGAAGATGGATCTTATGCTCGCTTAAAGAATATGCAGATCGGTTATACTTTCCAAAATCCAACACCTTGGATGTCAAACGTACGAGTGTATTTCTCAGGACAGAATGTATTTACCCTAACTAAATACAGTGGAATGGATCCTGAGATTGGTGGTTTAGGCGATGGTGCTAATGGTACGCTGAATCAAGGAGTAGATTACGGTACTTACCCACAAGCAAGGGTATTCTCATTCGGTGCTAATGTTACATTCTAA
- a CDS encoding RagB/SusD family nutrient uptake outer membrane protein has protein sequence MEVQLPRYFDCQPVNQQCRWRGPTRVLDKNLQKRVVAEAKFVRAYYYYDLVKNFGGVPLVKQALALDEMTFERADAKEVYAFIEEDLKAAVEDLPLKSQMEIAEQVGRATKGAALAMLVKVSASQASEGYSRQSFYDPNKWADAKEYAEQLFALGKYSLYMGDYHDIFTEAGENGPGSIFEIQYYDSPLNDGATTDNGNFNTFLNNTWFGGADPYGKHGVTYDAYLAFEDGDPRREASIINIVKYADQWGEDPEDAFTLTGFANYKHYISKEEYQALGNQRNSPINERIIRLSDIYLLYAEASYHTGDEATALQYVNMVRERARGAGTIPADISSTGTALLEDIYLERRRELVSEGHRWHDLVRTGRLDELNADGYKVKASITRDGVGGYIVTDSGDPIFKPTNLAPTTHIYFPIPISEIDNSGGVITPNPGY, from the coding sequence TTGGAGGTACAATTACCGAGGTATTTTGATTGCCAACCAGTTAATCAACAATGTAGATGGAGAGGACCTACCAGGGTACTAGATAAAAACCTTCAAAAAAGAGTAGTAGCAGAAGCGAAATTTGTGAGAGCATATTACTACTATGATTTAGTGAAGAATTTTGGAGGGGTGCCTTTAGTCAAACAAGCACTTGCTTTGGACGAGATGACGTTTGAAAGAGCAGATGCAAAAGAGGTGTATGCATTCATTGAGGAAGACTTGAAAGCAGCAGTAGAAGATTTGCCATTGAAGTCTCAGATGGAAATTGCAGAACAAGTAGGTAGAGCAACAAAAGGAGCAGCACTGGCTATGCTTGTTAAAGTATCTGCTTCACAAGCGAGTGAAGGCTATAGTAGACAAAGTTTCTACGACCCAAACAAGTGGGCTGATGCTAAAGAGTATGCAGAGCAATTGTTTGCCTTGGGTAAGTACTCACTCTATATGGGTGATTATCATGATATTTTTACAGAAGCAGGGGAAAATGGTCCTGGGTCAATTTTTGAAATACAATATTATGACTCTCCACTTAATGATGGTGCTACAACTGACAACGGTAACTTCAATACTTTCTTGAATAATACTTGGTTTGGAGGTGCTGACCCATACGGTAAGCACGGAGTTACTTATGATGCCTATTTGGCCTTTGAAGATGGAGACCCAAGAAGAGAGGCTTCGATTATCAATATTGTAAAGTATGCGGATCAGTGGGGAGAAGACCCTGAAGATGCATTTACTTTGACAGGTTTCGCAAACTACAAGCACTATATCTCTAAAGAAGAGTATCAGGCATTGGGTAATCAAAGAAACTCGCCAATTAACGAACGTATTATTCGTCTTTCAGATATCTATTTGCTTTATGCAGAAGCATCTTACCATACAGGAGATGAGGCTACAGCTTTACAGTATGTAAATATGGTTCGTGAAAGAGCTAGAGGAGCAGGAACAATTCCAGCAGATATCTCTTCAACGGGTACAGCATTATTAGAAGATATCTATTTGGAAAGAAGACGTGAGTTGGTAAGTGAAGGACATAGATGGCACGACTTGGTACGTACGGGACGTTTGGATGAACTGAATGCTGATGGTTACAAAGTAAAAGCAAGTATCACTAGAGATGGCGTAGGAGGATATATTGTTACTGACTCAGGTGATCCTATCTTTAAGCCTACTAACCTTGCTCCGACAACACATATTTATTTCCCTATTCCAATTAGTGAAATTGATAATTCCGGAGGAGTAATAACACCTAACCCTGGCTATTAA
- a CDS encoding exo-beta-N-acetylmuramidase NamZ family protein, translating to MIKRLYILAVGMIAMLACGSTKSQEQVKESNVQTQQERIVMGAEQLDMYLPQLKGKRVGLLVNQTSRIDNVHLVDSLHSLGVNLQYIFAPEHGFRGDADAGAHISDSKDSKTGVEIISIYGKNKKPGPEYMDQLDVVVFDIQDVGARFYTYISSMHYMMEACAESGTKMMVLDRPNPNGDYVDGPILEPSQKSFVGMHPIPIVHGLTVGELALMINDEGWLEGGKSCDLTVIPAKNYDHSRAYSLPVKPSPNLPNDVAIRLYPSICFFEATPVSIGRGTDFPFQVIGYNDTTMGDFTFTPRSIQGAASNPILKGEKCYGDDLRGIANSKFTLQYILTWHKMFKEKGMDLFSRAKWMDKLSGTDKLRKQIEAGMTEEEIKESWEPELKAYNEIRRKYLLYPDFE from the coding sequence ATGATAAAGAGACTATATATTTTGGCTGTTGGCATGATAGCCATGCTTGCCTGTGGTTCGACGAAAAGTCAGGAACAGGTAAAGGAAAGTAATGTACAGACGCAGCAAGAACGCATTGTCATGGGAGCGGAGCAGCTGGATATGTACCTTCCACAGCTGAAAGGGAAGCGGGTAGGATTGCTCGTTAACCAGACATCAAGAATTGACAATGTACATTTGGTAGATTCTCTTCACAGCCTTGGAGTAAACCTGCAATATATATTTGCACCAGAGCATGGTTTTCGTGGGGATGCTGACGCTGGTGCCCATATCAGTGACTCAAAAGATTCTAAAACAGGAGTAGAAATTATCTCCATTTATGGTAAAAATAAGAAGCCAGGTCCTGAATATATGGATCAGCTAGATGTTGTTGTTTTTGATATTCAGGATGTGGGAGCGAGGTTCTATACCTATATCAGCTCTATGCACTATATGATGGAAGCCTGTGCTGAGTCAGGTACTAAAATGATGGTGCTTGACCGACCAAACCCGAATGGGGACTATGTGGATGGACCTATTCTGGAGCCATCTCAAAAGTCATTTGTCGGAATGCATCCAATTCCAATCGTACATGGTTTGACAGTTGGAGAGTTGGCGCTGATGATCAATGATGAAGGTTGGTTGGAAGGTGGTAAATCATGTGACCTGACGGTGATTCCTGCCAAAAATTATGACCATAGCAGGGCTTATAGTTTACCTGTAAAACCTTCTCCGAATTTACCGAATGATGTAGCGATCAGACTCTATCCTTCCATCTGTTTCTTTGAGGCAACACCTGTAAGTATAGGACGTGGTACGGATTTTCCTTTTCAGGTAATAGGCTATAATGATACTACAATGGGTGATTTTACCTTTACTCCAAGGTCAATACAAGGAGCGGCATCCAACCCGATACTGAAAGGGGAGAAATGTTATGGAGATGACCTGAGAGGTATTGCTAACAGTAAATTTACTTTGCAGTATATATTGACTTGGCACAAGATGTTCAAGGAAAAAGGCATGGACTTGTTCTCAAGAGCGAAGTGGATGGATAAGCTATCAGGCACGGACAAGTTGAGAAAGCAAATTGAGGCAGGCATGACAGAAGAAGAGATAAAGGAGAGTTGGGAGCCTGAGCTAAAAGCTTACAATGAGATAAGAAGAAAGTACTTGCTGTACCCAGATTTTGAATAA
- a CDS encoding sodium:solute symporter: MEPTIVFGVIFIYFLVLMGISFVTSRNADSETFFTGNRQSPWYLVAFGMVGASLSGVTFISVPGEVGNSGWSYLQFVLGNFVGYWVIAFLLIPLYYKLKLVSIYEYLNQRFGWQAYKSGAFFFLISQTIGASFRLYLVATVLQIAFFDAFGIPFAVTVLITILLIWLYTFQGGIKTIVWTDTLQTLFMLMSVGVSIWLIDQQLDFSFGKLMDTVASHPYSEVFVWDWQSGKNFFKQFMAGVFIAIVMNGLDQNMMQKNLTCRTRWDAQKNLIGFSITFVISTVLFLVLGVMLYVFAEAKGIALPSRTDELYPLLALEYFGTFAGVIFLLGVTAAAYSSADSALTALTTSFCVDMLDISHQPAKDQKRIRFAVHIGFSLLMFLVIVAFRAFNDQSVVTSVFKAAGFTYGPLLGLFAFGLFTKRQVKDRFVAMVCLLSPVISYILNANSEEWLFGYKFGFEILIVNGLLTFIGLLLISQRNETLEKVSLR, from the coding sequence ATGGAGCCAACGATCGTATTTGGGGTAATATTTATCTATTTTCTGGTCCTAATGGGCATTTCCTTTGTGACATCAAGAAATGCTGATTCAGAGACTTTTTTTACAGGAAACCGCCAGTCGCCTTGGTATTTGGTTGCTTTTGGAATGGTCGGAGCCTCCCTTTCTGGAGTTACGTTTATTTCTGTACCAGGAGAGGTGGGTAACTCTGGGTGGTCATACCTGCAATTTGTATTGGGTAACTTTGTAGGGTATTGGGTAATTGCCTTTTTGCTGATTCCTTTATACTACAAGCTGAAACTGGTATCCATTTATGAATACCTGAACCAACGGTTTGGGTGGCAAGCTTATAAGAGTGGAGCCTTCTTCTTTCTGATTTCCCAAACGATTGGAGCGTCTTTCAGACTGTATCTGGTGGCTACAGTTTTGCAGATTGCCTTTTTTGATGCATTCGGTATCCCATTTGCCGTCACAGTGTTAATCACAATTCTACTAATTTGGCTCTATACTTTTCAAGGAGGTATCAAGACCATCGTTTGGACCGATACGTTACAAACACTGTTTATGCTAATGTCTGTGGGTGTTAGTATTTGGCTGATTGACCAACAACTGGACTTCTCTTTCGGGAAGCTGATGGACACTGTTGCATCTCATCCTTACTCAGAGGTATTTGTGTGGGACTGGCAGTCAGGTAAGAACTTCTTCAAGCAGTTTATGGCAGGTGTGTTTATTGCGATTGTGATGAATGGACTTGACCAGAACATGATGCAGAAGAACCTTACTTGCCGTACCCGATGGGATGCTCAAAAAAACCTGATCGGATTCAGTATAACCTTTGTTATCTCTACAGTATTGTTTCTTGTTTTGGGAGTGATGCTTTATGTGTTTGCGGAAGCCAAAGGTATAGCACTTCCTTCCCGAACAGATGAACTGTATCCGTTACTGGCATTGGAATACTTTGGTACTTTTGCAGGTGTCATATTCCTGTTGGGAGTGACGGCTGCTGCTTATTCGAGTGCCGATTCTGCACTTACAGCGTTGACGACCTCTTTTTGTGTTGACATGTTGGATATCAGTCATCAGCCAGCCAAAGATCAAAAAAGAATACGTTTTGCAGTTCACATTGGCTTCTCACTCCTGATGTTTTTGGTAATTGTAGCCTTCAGAGCATTCAATGACCAAAGTGTAGTAACATCTGTATTTAAGGCAGCAGGGTTTACATATGGCCCATTGCTGGGGTTGTTTGCCTTTGGGTTGTTTACAAAAAGACAAGTTAAGGACAGGTTTGTGGCAATGGTATGTTTGCTCTCACCAGTAATTTCCTATATCCTGAATGCCAATTCAGAGGAATGGTTATTCGGGTATAAGTTCGGTTTCGAAATACTGATTGTGAATGGACTGCTGACATTTATTGGGCTTTTGCTAATCTCACAAAGAAACGAGACACTAGAGAAGGTAAGCTTGAGATAA
- the murQ gene encoding N-acetylmuramic acid 6-phosphate etherase, with amino-acid sequence MTSTTESSSLYDNLEQMPVKELLENINREDAKVHEAVGKAIPQIETLVEGVVERMKKGGRLFYIGAGTSGRLGILDASEIPPTYGADPGKVVGLIAGGDKAIRSAVEAAEDDEQQAWKDLEAYGINELDTLVGIAASGRTPYVIGGLRDANEHGLLTACVTCNAGSAVTEEAQVPIVAVVGPEFVTGSTRMKAGTAQKLILNMISTSTMIQLGHVKGNKMVDMQLSNEKLVDRGTRMIQQETGIEYEVAQTLLLEHGSVRKAVDFYNKQ; translated from the coding sequence ATGACATCGACAACGGAATCATCATCACTATACGATAACCTTGAACAGATGCCAGTAAAAGAGTTGCTGGAAAACATCAACAGGGAAGATGCTAAAGTACACGAGGCGGTTGGTAAAGCTATTCCGCAGATTGAAACCTTAGTGGAAGGGGTTGTAGAGAGAATGAAAAAAGGAGGAAGACTCTTTTATATTGGAGCAGGTACGAGTGGCCGTTTAGGGATTCTGGATGCTTCCGAAATTCCTCCAACATACGGTGCTGACCCAGGAAAAGTAGTTGGATTGATTGCTGGAGGAGACAAAGCGATTCGTAGTGCAGTAGAAGCTGCTGAGGATGATGAGCAACAAGCTTGGAAAGACCTTGAAGCGTATGGCATCAATGAGTTGGATACATTGGTAGGAATTGCGGCTTCGGGGCGCACGCCTTATGTGATTGGAGGGTTGAGAGATGCAAATGAGCATGGCTTGTTGACAGCATGTGTAACTTGTAATGCGGGGTCAGCTGTTACGGAAGAGGCACAAGTGCCAATTGTAGCAGTGGTAGGGCCTGAGTTTGTAACAGGTAGTACAAGAATGAAGGCAGGTACTGCGCAGAAACTTATCCTGAATATGATTTCAACCTCGACAATGATCCAATTGGGACATGTGAAGGGAAACAAGATGGTGGATATGCAACTATCAAATGAGAAACTGGTGGATAGAGGAACCCGCATGATTCAGCAAGAAACTGGTATTGAATATGAGGTAGCGCAGACACTACTACTAGAACATGGTTCTGTACGTAAAGCGGTCGATTTTTATAATAAACAATAA